AGGGTCCATTTGAATATCCGGAGAGAGGGTCTATCCGTAGGCTACACCTTTTCTTGGGAATTAGTCTGGGCCTCTCCGAGGGTCTGGGATACCCcaagttaaacaaaaaaaaaaaaactaaaacgcGCTGAAAATTCtaagtagagagagaaataCATAATGTCAACAGTTTCCGTTAAGAATGGGGACGATCGCATCCATTCATCggctaataataataatgactCGTGAGCTAAACATTAGACTAGGGATCACTATCCAGCAAAAGTCCTTTAACACCACAGCACACATGTTTATTACAGTATAGTTCAATTTCTGAAAACCACTTATCTTCTACTCCtcatttttacatatatagattttgacccgccctTGAAAGGgcggatatatttttttgttttaaagtttttgagaaatttaacttttatatttattttattttttgtaatcatatttatatttaatgttgatttaattgaatataatttttggtAACTACATTAAATATGTCAAACTGCATAACTATACACTATTATATGCATTTcagaatttttattaaaaaagttataaagtctacaatatattatatttttttattagttaccTAGCATAATAGTCAAAAATATCCATACTTAAAAAGATCCGAAAATCAAAGTCTCATATTCTATTAAACCTATATACTTAAACTtttcttaaaatgttatatccaaaaatcaatatgaaattcAACCTACACCGAAAACcgaacaaaatatttgaaaagtgTTAGAAAAAAGATAAATTCTACTATATTATGCTGAttaatcaattatatatttgtgtattttctgtaatcatatttgtgtataaatcttaatcaaaatctattttataaaataatagtaatttaaaAGTTGATCAAACTTACGTTCGGTTGTTTGTAATTATATGCATGTGTACCGgtttctttgtaatcatattcTATGttctagattttgacccgcgggTATAATGttggtttgtaatttttttttgtattttttatgtttctataaatatgtttctagaaatttaatttatgtctaactatttcttctttttatttaaggagcttcttattattctctttatataattgtatctaattttatttaaactataatTAGAGAGGTATCaataaatgttacatatttagataaacataaaaaattacaaaccaaCATTTGAtctgcggatcaaaatctaggaCAGACAATATGATTACAAATAAATGGGTACACAAACATATAATAACAAAGAACCGAACGTATGTTggatcaatttttaaatttttattattttataaaatagattttgattaatatttatacacaaatatgattacaaaaatacacaaatataaaaattaaatttaaaaaaaaattaaaaacattgaaGGGCGGGTCAGAATGGTTAATATGGTCTTCAATAACTTtaagtaaaatcacatttaataaatGTTGTTAATTAAAATAACTTATTTAAACTCTGTTAAGCTGAATgagtttatatgaattttatatttctattaaaaatccACTAAAACCCTGTTAAACCCTATTTTAACATTATGTGCTTTGTAAATTAATAGAGAGTTACGTTTTTTAACTCTGAAACCAGAATATTATAtgcaataatataaaataaagaattatatttcatttttgaaaGAGTAAAACATGGGAATAATTAGCTGGACATAACATTTATAAATTGGCATGATTctgatttaataaaatagatttaaattttaatatacgaCTGTTAAAGCCAGTATATGATTTAAATAGACTAATATATACCTTAACATTCATTAACTATGTTgatattagtattattattgGGACTGTGTTAATGGTGTTCATATAGGTCCTGATTTAATATGGTCTGCAACagattaaaatgataatttgatttaataattataattcgAATATCGAACAGTGTaatataatcaaaaataaaagaatgatGTCAGAAAAAAGAAAGGACTGATTATTGCTGAATTTATAAACACCGTAGACTTTGACATAAGTGGGTCCGGAAATGACGGAATCAAATGGAAGTTATAAACAAAATCATggtcatataaataaataataaatggtgcagttacaaaaaaatgacCCTAAAAAAAGTTGGTTATATAAAGAAGTAATAAATGATGAagttataaaacaaattacCCCTAAATAAACGGAATACACaattaaactctatttttatCAATGGATCACActgttgttttaatagaatagatatatatatctatcttcgcacacatatatttattatagttaTGGAAACACATATAGCTGGTTTTCTGAAGAGAATCATTTTAATTGCATTATACAGTATACACTAATGTTTTTTGGGAAATTtacaagaaaacatgaattaaaggtattttgttagattctaaATTTGAATAGGTGGCAAATTCGACCACATAAATAAACGTTTTACAACTAAAAAAATCTAGTAAATTGAAATTTGTCTGACATTCTTATTGTTCTTTACGAAAGAGATTTCCTACGTGATTGAATGTTCACCTAGTTATACACTTTACTAATGCCGTGGCAGAAAATGGTCTATATACACTTTTTTTAACGCCATGTAACCCTGGTTAGAcgaataaaaacataaaagtacATGATCTCTCCGTTTCTAAATAAATATCACTTTACCATTTttcacacagattaagaaagtAGTGGAAATATATGtaatttgttattaattatatcTCTCTGACcgatagtatttgagataaataaaattatttataaaattaatgtagtttttaatttatttcagtTGAAAATAAGTGTAATTTGTATTGGaattgtaaaataatattttttttgtaacaagaaaaaaaaagttaaaattatacttattaTGAAATAAGGAGAGTAGAAGTTAGTGCACGTACGCTTCGTTGAAAAAGTTATATCATTGTCTATGCCAATGAAGGTTTAATTGCCGTGGTTAAGCTGTAAACCTCACATCCGTGACGATAAAATGTCATAGCAAGTTTGACGTTAGATTTCCCGTAACTTTTTTGAGGAAAAGGACTTACAATAGTTATGTTTTCTCTTTTCCCccttcaaaatattttcttcttcttctttaattttccttttgtgcactgtttttatatatagtttcataTAATTCTAATTCGGACGGAAAGGGGAGAGAGAAGATAAACAAACAGTCAGCAGGGTTTTGCGGGGGAGGTACGAGTGGAAATAAACAAACGAGTGCCAGGGCCGGTTCATGGGTCTATAACTTTTTTGTGTGTTGCTTTAAAGGTCTATTCAATCtgttaaaattatcaaaaaagttTATAATTAAGTAAACAGAATTtacttattaaaaacaaaacaataataaatctatattttcacTATTAgttttgagatatttttttttatttgtctcaGGTCTTACAgatcaagttaaaaaaaatatagagaaaacaatatagaaaatatttataaaaatgttcaTATTGTGTATTTCGCCCAAGgctattattatatttgttaAGACGGCACTGACGAGTGCTCCAATAGAGAAAACgaatattaacatacataatgGACGTTACTCTTAAGAAAATTActaaacgtaaaaaaaaaaaattactaaaagtaATGtcatcttatttttctttttcttgtattttttttttcttttaaacataCATAGTGAGTGATATTTATGTGATGGGGATTCACTCCAACTGGAAGATAACTGTAGTGAAATGCCCAAAGCAAAAGATCTTCATGGGACTCTCTCTGTCTTAAAagcctctctctccctctctctctctctctccccacAGAAAACCCAGCAATTTCCACTTTCAGAGATCAAAATTGTGTTGTCCAAAATTGACGACGAGAGACTAATTCCAAGGCATTTGCAGTCTCTTAATCCATTTCTCCTCATCATTTAATTACTCTCAAAATCTCCAAGCAAGGAAAATATTTGACTCTTTCTTGGATCTCTTTGGGGTGTGTTGTGTGTGTTATGTGGATTATCCCTGGGGAAATAAATGGCAGGATTCTTTTATCTAGGAGGGAGAGACAACAACAAGCAAGATCTTCATCAAGTGGACAAGAGCAGTTATCTTTATCTCTACAAGGACGAGATTTATAACACCAACAAGGGTTTCGAGATTTGGCCTCCTCAATACTTCCAAGAACAacatcaacaacatcaacaacaacatgTCACAGCTCCTGCAAACTTTTACTCCTTTGGAATGGTCCCAAGCGgaagcagcagcaacaacaacaacaataacaggAGCCGGAGTTTACACTTCAACGTAGTCTCCGATCATGAGCCGGGAGGATTCACGGTAACAAGACAAGGAAGTATGAATTGTCAAGATTGTGGGAATCAAGCTAAGAAAGATTGTCCTCATATGAGATGTAGAACATGTTGTAAAACCCGAGGCTTTCACTGTCGGACTCACGTTAAGAGCACTTGGGTTCCTGCTGCTAAACGCCGTGAGCGTTTAGCTCAACTCGCCTCCTTGCAGCACCGTTCAGCCTTCAGCCGTGAAACGCAAAAGGCAAAACGCCTACGAGAAGCAAATGGTGGTGGTGATAATGTTGATAAAGACCATAGTGGTAGTGCTGGATCGGCTATTGCTACCCGTGTGCCGAATGCTAATTCTAATTCAGGTAAGCTTTGATCATGATCTGTGTTTTTTAAATTGATGATACTGAATTTAGCTTACAAAATTGATTGAGTTTTCAAGAAAAGTGTCAAAGTTTTAATTATGAATGTTTGTGGAGAAGTACAACATCATTTGGGTGTGAATGAGGATGTCCGCCGGATATTACTGCTTTATTTTGTCAAAGCTACTGTTCCTTAGTAAACATGACGACACAAAAGGGTTTATCCAAGATTAATTTCATGTAAACGcaatgcaatatatatttacagatttcttttcttcattGGATATAAAATCAAGAACATTACTATAATAGGCCAAActattttaggttttttttttttcattttataatcattaatgAAATTTTAGGGTTTGAGGTGAGTCAAAACTTACCACCGGAAGTTAGCTCACCGGCGGTTTTTCGATGCGTTCGAGTGAGCTCGATGGAAGAGGATGAAGATGATCAAGAATATGCTTATCAAACGGCTGTGAACATTGGAGGACATATCTTCAAAGGCATTCTTTATGACCAAGGACCAGAACAAGATCACCATCACCAACTTAACCTCCTTGCTCCCACAGCCACAACCACCAATGCTGAAGAGACTGCTGCTAAAACGGCGGTTACTGTTGCCGGAAACAATAATACTGGATTAATACTCGATCCTTCATCGCTTTATCCGGTTCAGCTTAGCTCCTACATCTCCGGTACGCCATTCTTCACACCTCCAAGGTCTTGAGATTCAGACACAATTATTGAATATTATTTCATCTTTACAACGTAATTGTAATAAGAGACCTTTGTATTCGCCTTTGTCTTTTGAAATTTCCTACAATTTGATAAAACTCCCTTAATTATCTAGGTTGTTACTTAGTGGTGGGTGATTAACATGCACATCGTACGTGTATGTATCTTTAAGATCAATGGGAGTTAAGTTACTGTTCTAGTTTCAaagttcttttaaaaaaaaattattgcttGGTTATTGCATTTTCTCAATTTCCTCTTGTAATTATTCGTTATATCTTTCTACTTGAGACCATTTCTACATCTCTTTTTAGTTCATTGCCTAGGATCGATCTCTTTGTGTCAATTCGAATGTCTTCTGGTAGAagttttatatattactaattatatcACTGTCCTTTATTGGTGTAAGAAATATAGTACGaactttttaatcaattaataaaAGTACTTTTGGGTTTGATAGTGAATTAGCTTTCTGGTTGGTGTTGAGCTCGAAGTTGCTTTTCCCCCGTTCATCCGTTTGCTTGCCAGATCCTACCATgacttagagcatgattattgggggttCTTAGAAtgagttc
This Brassica napus cultivar Da-Ae chromosome C6, Da-Ae, whole genome shotgun sequence DNA region includes the following protein-coding sequences:
- the LOC106356963 gene encoding protein SHI RELATED SEQUENCE 5, giving the protein MAGFFYLGGRDNNKQDLHQVDKSSYLYLYKDEIYNTNKGFEIWPPQYFQEQHQQHQQQHVTAPANFYSFGMVPSGSSSNNNNNNRSRSLHFNVVSDHEPGGFTVTRQGSMNCQDCGNQAKKDCPHMRCRTCCKTRGFHCRTHVKSTWVPAAKRRERLAQLASLQHRSAFSRETQKAKRLREANGGGDNVDKDHSGSAGSAIATRVPNANSNSGFEVSQNLPPEVSSPAVFRCVRVSSMEEDEDDQEYAYQTAVNIGGHIFKGILYDQGPEQDHHHQLNLLAPTATTTNAEETAAKTAVTVAGNNNTGLILDPSSLYPVQLSSYISGTPFFTPPRS